The proteins below come from a single Paramormyrops kingsleyae isolate MSU_618 chromosome 25, PKINGS_0.4, whole genome shotgun sequence genomic window:
- the LOC140582750 gene encoding uncharacterized protein translates to MEKQSHFTFHVILTGMSPEKSPEDCWAVLRAAKNDFLAVLGKVYPEEMPLECAECCLVLYYLEATVILKHLQPPGVVEHMTVQEWMTRSTSEADHTVIVVKEHKTSAQQAATFALSSEEETWFDIYFTQVRPQLLSSKRSRTTLDDLGGDKRFFVPTAGRPAFNASNDLNRLHQKYKLDPVTYQTARRIFETATKDLTDQEKSLVADYLTHSTATADEHYRMKQSRNVVLASKLLKKLAGDSSADSAEEGPSCSARGAARDAALASNQRMDVQAAFDQLLRTHPVTLDEFPLPDLGWRGH, encoded by the exons atggagaagcagagccattttacatt tcatgtcattctcacggggatgagcccagagaagagtccagaggactgctgggccgtgctgagggctgccaagaacgacttcttggcagtccttggcaaggtgtatccggaggagatgcccctggagtgtgcagagtgctgccttgtcctctactacctggaggccacggtgattctgaagcatctccagccaccaggcgtggtggagcacatgacc gtccaggagtggatgaccaggagcacgtccgaggccgaccatacggtgattgtggtgaaggaacacaagacgtcggcgcagcaagcggccacgtttgcattgtcctctgaggaggagacg tggttcgacatctacttcacccaggtacggccacagctcctgagctccaagaggagccggacgacactggatgacctgggaggagacaaacggttcttcgtccccaccgcaggcaggccggcgttcaacgcttcgaatgacctcaaccggctgcaccaaaa atacaagctggatccagtcacctaccagacggcccggcgcatctttgagacggccaccaaggacttgacggaccaagagaagtccttggtggccgattacctcactcattccactgcgacggctgacgagcactaccggatgaagcagtcgcggaatgtggtgctggccagtaagctgctgaagaagctggcaggtgactcaag cgctgactccgcagaggaagggcccagctgttctgcccgtggtgccgcacgggatgctgccctggcatccaaccaacggatggatgtccaggcagcgttcgatcagctccttcggacccaccccgtgaccctggatg aATTCCCTCTGCCCGACCTCGGGTggagaggccattag